One stretch of Oncorhynchus clarkii lewisi isolate Uvic-CL-2024 chromosome 3, UVic_Ocla_1.0, whole genome shotgun sequence DNA includes these proteins:
- the LOC139396344 gene encoding m-AAA protease-interacting protein 1, mitochondrial-like: MALPMLRGCYRSRPPSVLIRFLKPDHVVQPQSNKTTRLAPTLSVGVVSTVRSYSSDRGGGKQNQKVVVVGIPNPFIWFRTRIYYFLIRVYFDKEFKIEEFTEGSKQAFSHVSRLLSGSQFESLEGLVAKDLIAKLEEKCALLPPSHLQALSADPEDLMYTTPGDVGICYDDDGRKFVSILMRYWYLTSARLPEESLEGTRIFQVAIGGEGEPETKRLLTANYEFQREFTKGVPPDWTITRIEHSKLLD; the protein is encoded by the exons ATGGCGCTGCCCATGTTAAGAGGTTGCTACCGTAGCAGGCCGCCTTCAGTACTGATTCGTTTCTTGAAACCTGATCACGTTGTGCAGCCCCAGTCCAACAAGACTACTCGCCTGGCTCCAACTTTGTCCGTTGGTGTCGTTTCCACAGTCCGATCTTACAGCTCTGATCGAGGTGGAGGTAAACAAAACCAGAAGGTGGTTGTGGTTGGCATCCCCAACCCTTTCATATGGTTTCGAACCCGAATATACTATTTTTTGATTCGGGTTTATTTTGACAAGGAATTCAAAATCGAAGAATTCACAGAGGGATCTAAACAG GCATTCTCCCATGTTTCAAGACTGTTGTCAGGGAGTCAATTTGAGTCTCTTGAAGGTCTGGTTGCTAAAGAC CTGATTGCAAAACTGGAAGAGAAATGTGCTCTGCTCCCTCCCAGCCACCTGCAAGCGCTTTCTGCTGATCCGGAAGACTTGATGTACACAACACCAGGGGATGTTGGCATctgttatgatgatgatg GGCGGAAGTTTGTCAGTATTCTGATGAGGTACTGGTATCTAACAAGTGCCCGGTTGCCTGAAGAATCATTGGAGGGAACACGCATCTTTCAGGTGGCCATAGGTGGTGAGGGTGAGCCAGAGACTAAGAGATTGCTCACAGCGAACTATGA ATTCCAAAGGGAGTTTACTAAGGGGGTGCCGCCGGACTGGACCATCACCAGGATAGAGCACTCCAAACTGCTGGATTAA